A genome region from Hevea brasiliensis isolate MT/VB/25A 57/8 chromosome 9, ASM3005281v1, whole genome shotgun sequence includes the following:
- the LOC110663935 gene encoding metacaspase-1: protein MFMLVDCSNCRTPLQLPPGARSIRCAICQAVTHIADTRSAPHSSYAGPTPPPTYAPPPPSPYNHAPPGPPPNAHGRKKALICGISYRYSRHELKGCINDAKCMRHLLINKFQFPEDSILMLTEEETDPYRIPTKQNMRMALYWLVQGCQSGDSLLFHYSGHGSRQRNYNGDEVDGYDETLCPLDFETQGMIVDDEINATIVRPLPHGVKLHAIIDACHSGTVLDLPFLCRMNRSGQYKWEDHRPRSGMWKGTSGGEVISFSGCDDDQTSADTSALSKITSTGAMTYCFIQAIERGQGTTYGSILNSMRAAIRNTGNDLGGGAVTSLLTMLLTGGSIGGGLRQEPQLTACQPFDVYTRPFSF, encoded by the exons ATGTTCATGCTCGTCGACTGCTCCAATTGCCGGACTCCGCTACAACTTCCTCCCGGCGCCCGATCTATACGCTGTGCTATTTGCCAGGCTGTCACACACATCGCCGATACCCGCTCTGCTCCTCATTCCTCTTACGCGGGCCCTACCCCGCCACCTACATACGCCCCACCTCCGCCGTCTCCCTACAATCACGCTCCTCCGGGGCCTCCTCCGAATGCGCACGGTAGGAAGAAGGCGTTGATATGCGGGATATCGTATAGGTACTCGAGACATGAGCTCAAAGGATGCATAAACGACGCCAAGTGTATGCGCCATCTTCTAATCAACAAGTTTCAGTTCCCCGAAGATTCTATTCTCATGTTGACTG AAGAGGAAACTGATCCCTACAGAATTCCCACTAAACAGAACATGAGAATGGCATTATACTGGCTTGTACAAGGTTGTCAATCTGGAGATTCCCTGCTTTTTCATTATTCAGGGCATGGTTCACGGCAAAGAAACTATAATGGTGATGAAGTTGATGGATATGATGAAACTCTATGCCCACTAGACTTTGAAACTCAAGGTATGATTGTTGATGATGAAATCAATGCAACAATTGTCAGACCTCTTCCTCATGGTGTTAAGCTTCATGCGATAATTGATGCTTGCCATAGTGGTACAGTATTGGATTTACCCTTCCTTTGCAGAATGAACAG GAGTGGACAATATAAATGGGAGGACCATCGTCCGCGATCTGGCATGTGGAAAGGAACAAGTGGTGGAGAAGTCATTTCCTTCAGCGGTTGTGATGACGATCAAACCTCTGCTGATACATCT GCTCTATCAAAGATAACATCTACAGGTGCAATGACTTATTGCTTCATCCAAGCCATTGAGCGTGGACAAGGGACTACATATGGGAGCATTCTCAATTCAATGCGTGCTGCCATCCGAAATACTGGTAATGACCTTGGCGGTGGGGCTGTGACATCTCTTCTCACCATGCTTTTGACAGGAGGCAGTATTGGTGGGGGACTGAGACAG GAGCCACAATTGACTGCCTGCCAGCCATTTGATGTATATACCAGACCTTTTTCTTTCTGA
- the LOC110663936 gene encoding 60S ribosomal protein L37a, whose product MDLHSSYKKASEGIDLDLSWPHKKEGVSALQSSYPPKMTKRTKKAGIVGKYGTRYGASLRKQIKKMEVSQHSKFFCEFCGKYAVKRKAVGIWGCKDCGKVKAGGAYTLNTASAVTVRSTIRRLREQTES is encoded by the exons ATGGATCTCCACTCTTCATATAAAAAGGCCAGTGAAGGTATTGATTTAGACTTAAGCTGGCCGCACAAGAAGGAAGGGGTTTCTGCTCTTCAATCTTCATACCCACCCAAAATG ACCAAAAGGACCAAGAAGGCTGGTATTGTTGGGAAGTATG GCACCCGTTATGGTGCTAGTCTGCGGAAGCAGATTAAGAAGATGGAGGTCAGTCAGCACAGCAAATTTTTCTGTGAATTCTGTGGGAAG TATGCAGTGAAGAGAAAGGCTGTGGGTATCTGGGGATGCAAAGACTGTGGCAAAGTGAAAGCTGGAGGTGCTTACACCTTGAA TACTGCAAGTGCCGTGACTGTTAGAAGCACCATCCGCCGTCTTAGAGAGCAGACTGAGAGTTGA
- the LOC110663934 gene encoding uncharacterized protein LOC110663934, with product MHQKKSEVQIGKESTGVSSDFNPTPPLLLPSSSDHNNTLTTIAPQFLIQSPAIQFNNDPITPSASSSSTPYKRPLLTHHHPHRSSSISKSPTIYHFSATQQSHPLFSISVAAKSAAFRLLRRFNHLRRLRVHLRLILLLSLPFFYFLVSHPSHSFLLDFLSAFAFSAALLFSLNLALPRLPSIRLFLARSFPIKLKSASNISRPPLPVFWSIGSRPNSEKRVNSGCWVQVYSNGDVYEGEFHKGKCSGSGVYYYYMSGRYEGDWVDGKYDGYGVETWARGSRYRGQYRQGLRHGFGVYRFYTGDVYAGEWSNGQSHGCGVHTCEDGSRYVGEFKWGVKHGLGHYHFRNGDTYAGEYFADKMHGFGVYRFANGHRYEGAWHEGRRQGLGMYTFRNEETQSGHWRNGILDVPSTQNTTYPVSPVAVYHSKVLNAVQEARRAVERAYDVAKVDERVNKAAAAANRAANAARVAAVKAVQKQMHHNNNNDNIPIPVG from the exons ATGCATCAGAAGAAATCAGAAGTCCAAATCGGAAAAGAAAGCACCGGCGTCTCTTCCGATTTCAACCCAACCCCTCCTCTTCTCTTACCTTCTTCATCTGATCACAACAATACCCTCACAACCATCGCCCCTCAATTTCTAATTCAATCTCCAGCCATTCAATTCAATAATGACCCTATTACCCCTTCTGCTTCTTCTTCCTCAACCCCTTATAAGAGGCCCCTTCTGACTCATCACCATCCTCATCGCTCTTCTTCTATATCTAAATCCCCTACAATCTACCATTTCTCCGCCACCCAACAAAGTCACCCTCTTTTTTCTATTTCCGTTGCCGCTAAATCCGCTGCCTTTCGATTACTCCGCCGTTTCAACCACCTTCGCCGTCTCCGCGTCCATCTTCGCTTAATTCTCCTCTTATCTCTCCCATTTTTCTACTTCTTGGTCTCCCATCCCAGTCACTCTTTCCTCCTTGACTTCCTATCCGCCTTCGCTTTCTCCGCTGCTTTATTATTCTCTCTAAATCTCGCTCTCCCTCGCCTCCCTTCAATTCGATTGTTTTTGGCGCGTTCCTTCCCAATCAAGCTCAAATCCGCTTCTAACATATCTAGACCGCCTTTACCTGTGTTTTGGTCAATTGGGTCGAGGCCTAATTCGGAGAAAAGAGTGAATTCGGGGTGTTGGGTCCAGGTTTATAGCAACGGAGACGTATACGAGGGCGAGTTTCATAAGGGTAAGTGTTCCGGGAGTGGGGTCTATTATTATTACATGAGTGGGAGATACGAGGGGGATTGGGTTGATGGAAAATATGATGgttatggagtggagacttggGCTAGAGGGAGCCGGTATAGAGGGCAGTATAGGCAGGGACTTAGGCATGGTTTTGGGGTGTATAGATTTTACACAGGGGATGTTTATGCAGGGGAATGGTCTAATGGCCAGAGCCATGGGTGCGGAGTCCATACTTGTGAAGACGGAAGTCGATATGTTGGGGAATTCAAGTGGGGTGTCAAGCATGGGCTTGGCCACTACCATTTCAG AAATGGCGACACATATGCTGGAGAATATTTTGCGGATAAGATGCATGGCTTTGGTGTCTATCGTTTTGCAAATGGGCATCGGTATGAGGGAGCCTGGCACGAAGGTAGAAGGCAGGGCCTTGGAATGTACACATTCAGAAATGAAGAGACTCAATCTGGTCACTGGCGAAATGGAATTCTTGATGTCCCAAGTACACAAAACACCACCTATCCTGTATCTCCCGTTGCTGTTTATCATTCTAAAGTACTCAATGCAGTGCAG GAAGCACGACGAGCTGTGGAAAGGGCTTATGATGTGGCTAAGGTCGATGAAAGGGTGAATAAGGCTGCAGCAGCAGCTAACAGGGCAGCCAATGCAGCTAGAGTGGCAGCAGTTAAGGCTGTGCAGAAACAAATGCATCACAATAATAACAATGACAACATTCCAATCCCAGTTGGGTGA
- the LOC110663937 gene encoding putative casein kinase II subunit beta-4 isoform X1, translated as MYKERGGVGGVSSKSEIDRKRINDALDKHLEKSSPSTSRALNSKDKERLSVPSISTGKSQLDHRDSRPASLPKSKCSDEESETDSEESDVSGSDGDDTSWISWFCNLRGNEFFCEVDDEYIQDDFNLCGLSSQVPYYDYALDLILDVESSHGDMFTEEQNELVESAAEMLYGLIHVRYILTSKGMSAMLEKYKNYDFGRCPRVYCCGQPCLPVGQSDIPRSSTVKIYCPKCEDIYYPRSKYQGNIDGAYFGTTFPHLFLMTYGHLKPQKATQSYVPRVFGFKMHKP; from the exons ATGTATAAAGAACGAGGAGGTGTTGGTGGTGTTTCATCGAAATCGGAGATCGATCGAAAGCGCATAAACGACGCGCTGGACAAACACCTAGAAAAGTCATCCCCTTCCACTTCGCGTGCCTTGAACAGCAAGGACAAAGAGAGATTGTCCGTACCATCCATTTCCACCGGTAAATCTCAGCTCGATCATCGGGATTCTCGCCCCGCTTCTCTCCCCAAGAGCAAGTGTTCTGATG AGGAATCAGAGACTGACAGTGAAGAATCAGATGTTAGTGGTTCTGATGGAGATGACACATCTTGGATCTCGTGGTTCTGCAATTTGCGAGGAAATGAATTTTTTTGTGAAGTTGATGATGAGTACATCCAGGATGATTTTAATCTTTGTGGTTTAAGCAGTCAAGTTCCATATTATGATTATGCACTTGATCTGATTTTGGATGTCGAATCCTCTCATG GCGATATGTTTACTGAAGAGCAGAATGAGTTGGTGGAATCTGCAGCGGAGATGCTGTATGGTCTAATTCATGTGCGATATATACTTACTAGCAAGGGAATGTCAGCAATG TTAGAGAAgtataaaaattatgattttgggAGATGCCCAAGAGTTTATTGCTGTGGACAGCCATGCCTTCCAGTTGGCCAGTCAGACATTCCTCGTTCAAGCACAGTTAAAATCTACTGTCCTAAATGTGAAGATATATATTACCCTCGATCCAAGTACCAAGGCA ACATTGACGGAGCTTATTTCGGAACCACATTTCCTCATCTATTCCTGATGACCTATGGGCACCTGAAGCCACAAAAGGCAACACAGAGCTATGTACCCAGAGTTTTTGGCTTCAAGATGCACAAACCTTGA
- the LOC110663937 gene encoding putative casein kinase II subunit beta-4 isoform X2, which produces MYKERGGVGGVSSKSEIDRKRINDALDKHLEKSSPSTSRALNSKDKERLSVPSISTGKSQLDHRDSRPASLPKSKCSDEESETDSEESDVSGSDGDDTSWISWFCNLRGNEFFCEVDDEYIQDDFNLCGLSSQVPYYDYALDLILDVESSHGDMFTEEQNELVESAAEMLYGLIHVRYILTSKGMSAMLEKYKNYDFGRCPRVYCCGQPCLPVGQSDIPRSSTVKIYCPKCEDIYYPRSKYQGSILV; this is translated from the exons ATGTATAAAGAACGAGGAGGTGTTGGTGGTGTTTCATCGAAATCGGAGATCGATCGAAAGCGCATAAACGACGCGCTGGACAAACACCTAGAAAAGTCATCCCCTTCCACTTCGCGTGCCTTGAACAGCAAGGACAAAGAGAGATTGTCCGTACCATCCATTTCCACCGGTAAATCTCAGCTCGATCATCGGGATTCTCGCCCCGCTTCTCTCCCCAAGAGCAAGTGTTCTGATG AGGAATCAGAGACTGACAGTGAAGAATCAGATGTTAGTGGTTCTGATGGAGATGACACATCTTGGATCTCGTGGTTCTGCAATTTGCGAGGAAATGAATTTTTTTGTGAAGTTGATGATGAGTACATCCAGGATGATTTTAATCTTTGTGGTTTAAGCAGTCAAGTTCCATATTATGATTATGCACTTGATCTGATTTTGGATGTCGAATCCTCTCATG GCGATATGTTTACTGAAGAGCAGAATGAGTTGGTGGAATCTGCAGCGGAGATGCTGTATGGTCTAATTCATGTGCGATATATACTTACTAGCAAGGGAATGTCAGCAATG TTAGAGAAgtataaaaattatgattttgggAGATGCCCAAGAGTTTATTGCTGTGGACAGCCATGCCTTCCAGTTGGCCAGTCAGACATTCCTCGTTCAAGCACAGTTAAAATCTACTGTCCTAAATGTGAAGATATATATTACCCTCGATCCAAGTACCAAGGCAGTATCCTTGTATAA
- the LOC110663885 gene encoding cytochrome P450 714C2 has protein sequence MEGGGMVQMIVLLIVGLFVYMYGVLYARPRRLKSMLEKQGIRGPSPSFLMGNITQIKRIQLQTSSKKIDHFISHDWPSTITPHLQQWIHQYGPTFMYSTGNIQLLCTVDTDMVKEISLYTSFNLGKPSYLAKDRGPLLGQSIMSSSGPLWAHQRKIIAPEFYIDRVKSMLGLMVDSTTSILRSWESRIESDGGIAEIDVDPDMRKLSADIISRACFGSNYAKGEEIFLNLRTLQNVMSKGSVGIPGSRYLPTKSNRDIWKLEKEINSMILRVVMERATANHEKDLLQMILEGAKSYGDHEPAGGLPPNVSVDKFIVDNCKAIYFAGHETTAITASWTLMLLAAHPDWQARARAEVLEICKDKIPDAQMLRSMKILTMVIQETLRLYPPSMFVIREALEDIKLKNIMVPKGMDIQIPVAILHRNPDIWGPDADQFNPERFATSKNAQAYMPFGIGARTCAGQHFAKAELKVILSLILSKFGLSLSPAYIHSPAFRLVVQPENGVNLYVRRIS, from the exons ATGGAAGGCGGTGGAATGGTTCAAATGATTGTATTACTGATTGTGGGGTTATTTGTGTACATGTATGGAGTTTTGTATGCGAGACCTCGAAGGCTTAAATCAATGCTTGAAAAGCAAGGGATCAGAGGGCCTTCTCCTTCTTTTCTAATGGGAAACATTACACAAATCAAAAGGATCCAACTCCAAACTAGTTCAAAGAAAATCGATCATTTCATTTCTCATGACTGGCCTTCCACTATCACCCCACACTTGCAGCAATGGATACACCAATAtg GACCAACGTTCATGTATTCAACTGGAAACATACAGCTATTGTGCACAGTAGATACAGATATGGTGAAGGAAATAAGCCTCTATACATCTTTTAACCTGGGGAAGCCTTCTTATTTGGCTAAAGATCGTGGACCTTTACTGGGTCAAAGCATTATGTCAAGCAGTGGACCATTATGGGCTCATCAGAGGAAAATAATTGCTCCCGAATTCTACATTGACAGGGTTAAG AGCATGCTGGGCCTAATGGTAGACTCCACAACGTCAATTCTAAGATCTTGGGAGAGTAGGATTGAGAGTGATGGAGGCATTGCAGAGATAGATGTTGACCCTGATATGAGAAAATTATCGGCAGATATAATCTCAAGAGCTTGTTTTGGAAGCAATTATGCTAAAGGGGAAGAAATATTCTTGAATCTTAGAACTCTTCAAAATGTCATGTCCAAGGGATCTGTTGGGATTCCTGGGTCCAG ATACTTGCCCACCAAAAGTAATAGAGATATATGGAAATTGGAGAAAGAAATCAACTCAATGATACTGAGAGTTGTGATGGAAAGGGCTACTGCCAACCATGAGAAGGACCTTCTGCAAATGATACTTGAAGGTGCAAAAAGTTATGGTGATCATGAGCCTGCGGGGGGCCTTCCACCTAATGTGTCAGTTGACAAGTTCATAGTGGATAATTGCAAGGCTATATATTTTGCTGGTCATGAAACCACTGCCATTACAGCCTCATGGACTTTAATGTTGTTGGCTGCTCATCCAGATTGGCAGGCTCGTGCTCGTGCAGAAGTGCTGGAAATTTGTAAAGATAAGATTCCAGATGCTCAAATGCTTCGAAGCATGAAAATA CTTACAATGGTGATCCAAGAGACATTGCGCCTATACCCACCTTCCATGTTTGTGATAAGAGAGGCATTAGAAGATATCAAGTTGAAGAACATCATGGTTCCAAAAGGAATGGACATTCAAATACCTGTTGCAATTTTACATCGGAATCCTGATATATGGGGGCCTGATGCTGACCAGTTCAATCCTGAAAGATTTGCAACTAGCAAGAATGCACAGGCTTACATGCCATTCGGAATTGGTGCTCGAACCTGTGCAGGCCAACACTTCGCCAAAGCTGAGCTGAAGGTGATTTTGTCGCTCATCCTATCAAAGTTTGGCCTCTCTCTCTCACCAGCATACATTCACTCCCCAGCATTTAGGTTGGTGGTGCAACCTGAAAATGGAGTTAATCTCTATGTTAGGAGAATTTCATGA